The Candidatus Saccharibacteria bacterium sequence CTCCCGCCACGCGCTCATATCAACATACGGCTCAACGAGATAACGTAGCAAAACAATAACGAACGAAAGTAGGAATAAGCTGACTAGTGACCATAGCGCAGATTGATAAAAAAGCTCGAACCGGGGTGTCACGCGACGGCGAAGCGCCATATAGGCAATCAAAAAGACAAGCGGAGTAAATACGATTGAAATATACAACCCTACAGCAACACCTTGCGATGCATACTGATAAAAAGAATACTGTGATGCCAGCCCAACATTAGCCACGAGCTGCATGAGATAAAGAGCAAAAATCACACTAACGATAATTTTCTTCACCTTGCTAGAAGTCACTAACGCTTTATTCATACAGCTATCATACCACGGCCTTAAGTAGCGAAAACTATGAACCTAAAATACTTACCGATCTTGCCACCACAAGCGCCAGCGTTAATACCGAGATAAGCGCCTGCGACCCCATAAGAATCTTAGCCGCGTGCGTTAACGGCTTTGCGTCTGCCGGGGCAAAGTTGACGGCATTTGACAGCGAAAGGTAGAAATAGTCAAAAAACTGGGGCCGCCAGCCAGGAAACTCGCTTTTCATATCTTGTTGAGGAAACTGGAAATCCTTATCACTTTTAGACCAGCGCTTTCGCGACAGGCCAGGCGCATCAATCTCCCAATACCACAGCGCAAACACTATGATATTCGTCATAAAAATTGCGATTGCCGCACCTAGAAGCTCGATGCCGCTAATAGTTGCGTGCGTCACAACCAGCATTTGAAGTACGAGAATCAACGAACTCGCGTTGCCAATCGACATCAGCGCAAGAAGCGTCAGCACCGATAAGCGCTGCATAAAATGACGATAGGTTTTGTGGCGGTTAACCGTAAAGCCGATCAAAAGAACAAGAGCAACCTCGATAGGAAGCAGTAGGTACTGCAGCCCAACCAAAAGCTCACCATTAATTTGCCATACGGCAAGTTGCAGCAAGATTGAAGCAAAAAGAGCTATTTGCGCGTGAATGAGTTCGCGGCGAGTAATAAAGTAGGTCATACATGCCAGTATATAGTGCCGGCCGAGCATTTGCCAGTCGGCAAAAGACCCGCCAGAAATGCTATACTAATGATATGAAACTGACAAAAACCGATACTTCAAAACCTCGCCAATATCCAGAGCATCATGCAACTCCAAACAATAAAATGAACCAGCTGCGTGCCGCGGTGCTTGGCGCAAACGACGGTATTGTCTCGATTGCCGGACTTGTTGTGGGTGTTGCGGGGGCTACCAATTCGCAAACAGTTATTCTTATGTCGGGTATTGCCGGCGTTGTTGCGGGCGCGCTATCTATGGCGGCGGGCGAGTACGTTTCGGTTAGTAGTCAGCGCGATACTGAAAGGGCGCTAATCGCCCAGGAGCGCGAAGAGCATGCGCATTTTCCCGACGAAGAACAAAAAGAACTTGCAAAAATCTACGAAGAAAAGGGACTTTCGCAGCAAACTGCAGCACTGGTTGCAAAAGAACTCTCAGATCACGACGCAATCGGCGCTCACCTCGACGCCGAGCATGGGCTCGATCCAGACAATCTTACTAGCCCTTGGCATGCAGCAGTTGCATCGGCGCTCTCGTTTCTTGCCGGCGCCGCGATTCCTATTGCCGCGGTCGTTATTCCGCCCGAACCACTTCGGGTTCCACTGGCGTTCGTAGCTGTTATTTTTGCCCTCATGCTAACAGGTAGTCTTAGCGCCTATGTTGGCGGCGCAAGCAAAACCCGCGCTACGCTTCGGGTGGTTGCCGGTGGCATGATTGCCATGATTGTAACATATGGCATTGGTAATCTCGTAGGGCTCACAATTTAGGAGAAGCTATGTGCCGAAATATAAAACCACTTTTCAATTTTGACCCACCCGCAACCGACGAGGAAATTCACGCATCTGCCTTGCAGTTCGTACGCAAGGTGAGTGGCTTTCACGAGCCGTCGCAGGTAAACGAAGCCGCCTTTAATCAAGGAATCGCAGATGTCGCAGCAGCATGCAAAAAACTACTCGATTCACTAGAGACGAATGCCGATCCTAAAAACAGGGAAGAAGAAGCACACAAGGCAAAAGAACGGAACGAAAAGCGTTTTGGAACCGGAGCCTAGTTCATAAGTTTCGCGTAACGATAGATTCGACGCTCAACCTCCGACTCCGACTTTTCAAAAGTCATAGGATCAATAAATGCTACCTCGTCGCCATCTTCACCAGCGCTAAATTGCATCAGCTCTGGCTTTACTGCAAATATCAATCGGACCTGCCAAAAATCGTGCGCCTTTAGGTACGCCGGTTCATCGACATGAAGTATTTTGTACGTAAAATCACCTTCAAGATTTACCTCTTCTTTCATTTCTCGAGCGATCGCCAAGCGAATGTTCTCGCTATGATCCATACCGCCGCCCGGTAAATCCCACCAATCGCGCCCAGATTCCTTTACGACAAGGACCTCGCCAATACTATTACGCACATAGCCCTTTATCGAGATCCTATACAGATAATCAGTTTTTCGCGTTGAAGTTTTATGATTGATAATACCTAGAGAAGTTTTTTCAGACATGTGGCTAGTATACTACACACTCCAGCTATTGACATATAAACTTAGATGTAGTATTATATTCGAGCACTAGATTGCACGCAATGACGAAAGTCACCGACGGAAGGAACGCCATGTCCTACGGTCGCTACAGCAACCGGAGCTCCAACTCCTCGCTCGGACCGATCGGCGCTCTGCTGCTCGCTCTCGTCCTGCTGGCGGGCCTGTCGTGGACCATCTACTGGTACACCGGTCCCAAGCAGGGCCTCCACACCGAGACCATCACGGTCTGCGACATGGAGGACAGCAAGACGAGCGACGGTCACGAGTACCGGATCTACGCGTCGAACGACACGTACAAGATGGCGGACAGCTGGTTCGGCGTCAAGCGCCGGGACACCGCCAACGACTACGGGCAGATGATGCGCGAGATCAAGAACGGCCCGGTCACCTACGACGTCACCGTCAAGGGCGAGCGCTGGAACACGCCGACGAACTTCGGCAACATCGTGGAGTTCACGAAGGCCGCCGTTCAGACGCCCGAGAAATGCGCCGCCGAAGGCTGATCGCCTCACGGCCTTCTCGCTAGCAAGTGCACTACAAGCCTCTAGGGGCGCAAGTCGACGAAAGTCCCTGCGCTCCAGGGGCTTTCGTCATATCTTGGAGATTTTACAGTTTCCTCTAGGCAATGACTCCCGTCGACTCGTTCTTAAGATGCCGGATAAGCCAATACGTACAGGGCAAAAGAATAGCGAGTGCGATGGCGGCAAAAACCATATAGGCGCCTCGGGGTGTACCCGCCCGCTGAACCAACAAGCCCGTCGCCGTGCTTGCACCGAGTCCTACTAAAATCGCAAGTGTCTTAAAGTTGCTTAGGATCGTAGAACGATGTGAGGCGGGTATCTGATCTTGAATGATCACTCGAAGAAACGAGCTTGTCGCATTAAGACAGCACCAAAAAATATACCCTACGAGAAAAAGTGGCACTATAGGAACACTAAGAATTCCGTAGGTAAGCACAGCGCCAAACCCCATGTACGCAACGCGCGCGATATCAGTTTTGAGTATTTTCAATAAAAATAGGTTCAATATAGCCAGCACCACAATTCCCGCACCCGAAACGATAAACCCACGCGTTGTAGCCTCGAAGCCATACTCGATCATAGCCGCTTCGTTTACAAACTGAATACACATTCCCAGCATGACAGAAAAGATAACGCCCATAAGCACAATCACGCGAAGAAAAGTGGTTTCCATAAGATAGCTGACACTTCGAAAAAAATGTTGCCTATGTGTCGCCGTTGATTTTACGTGGCCGTCCTTGTAGCGTTCTTGCATAAAAAAGATAAGAACGACGCAAAGAAACCCAGTGAAAGCCTCGACCATAAAGGGAAGGGCGGCATTAAACGAAAACAACATGCCGCCAACCGCCGCACTTGCGAGAATTCCGGCTTGTCCGTAGGTTATTTCGTAAGCATTCACTCTTCGGTATGCCGCTTTGGTGACATTGGCGTGATCATACACCATCGCCTCGAGCGTGCCACTCAAAAACGCGCGACCAAGACCATAGAACAGAGCTGCCAGCATATA is a genomic window containing:
- a CDS encoding NUDIX hydrolase: MSEKTSLGIINHKTSTRKTDYLYRISIKGYVRNSIGEVLVVKESGRDWWDLPGGGMDHSENIRLAIAREMKEEVNLEGDFTYKILHVDEPAYLKAHDFWQVRLIFAVKPELMQFSAGEDGDEVAFIDPMTFEKSESEVERRIYRYAKLMN
- a CDS encoding MFS transporter encodes the protein MFLKIRNKTGAPLDRTARLYLAVKFFSTLYFTYPIFYEYASQAITPVQVGLFFSTIGVFGLIAEIPTSIIADKYSRKFCALAGMSLLLVAPLIVFFGHDFSAYMLAALFYGLGRAFLSGTLEAMVYDHANVTKAAYRRVNAYEITYGQAGILASAAVGGMLFSFNAALPFMVEAFTGFLCVVLIFFMQERYKDGHVKSTATHRQHFFRSVSYLMETTFLRVIVLMGVIFSVMLGMCIQFVNEAAMIEYGFEATTRGFIVSGAGIVVLAILNLFLLKILKTDIARVAYMGFGAVLTYGILSVPIVPLFLVGYIFWCCLNATSSFLRVIIQDQIPASHRSTILSNFKTLAILVGLGASTATGLLVQRAGTPRGAYMVFAAIALAILLPCTYWLIRHLKNESTGVIA
- a CDS encoding DUF2277 domain-containing protein, which produces MCRNIKPLFNFDPPATDEEIHASALQFVRKVSGFHEPSQVNEAAFNQGIADVAAACKKLLDSLETNADPKNREEEAHKAKERNEKRFGTGA
- a CDS encoding VIT family protein, with product MKLTKTDTSKPRQYPEHHATPNNKMNQLRAAVLGANDGIVSIAGLVVGVAGATNSQTVILMSGIAGVVAGALSMAAGEYVSVSSQRDTERALIAQEREEHAHFPDEEQKELAKIYEEKGLSQQTAALVAKELSDHDAIGAHLDAEHGLDPDNLTSPWHAAVASALSFLAGAAIPIAAVVIPPEPLRVPLAFVAVIFALMLTGSLSAYVGGASKTRATLRVVAGGMIAMIVTYGIGNLVGLTI